One part of the Hydra vulgaris chromosome 01, alternate assembly HydraT2T_AEP genome encodes these proteins:
- the LOC124809886 gene encoding putative nuclease HARBI1 isoform X2, whose product MDLIFSDEDLDFEVAENELRHQLPREFNGRSFNEDVSDNVFREQYRVPRAVLDFLETRLKDDLQHYTKRNKSISVRFQIMVFLHFIGTNVFFHVLRDCHGISTNTIYRIIHSVGEAIFNIRQEIIKWPNDCSTLPQKFMEIGGFPCVCGVLDGSHILLSNPPQADEDSLINRHHVHSINAMTVCGPDTSIFYASTNSPGRWHDAHVLRNCNLWNKFEIGELPFNGAVILADSAYPCREWLIPPFPGDPDGAQKRFNIAQRKTRNIIEPCFGIVKSRFYALKTGIRLHKVEDASKLIMCGFVIHNLCIRHGDNGNDFEEREEEQADENLAQENQNDRALNRRLQLLNYFT is encoded by the exons atggatttaattttttcggATGAAGATTTAGATTTCGAAGTTGCAGAAAATGAGCTTCGCCACCAATTGCCTCGAGAG TTTAATGGTCGCTCTTTTAACGAAGATGTTTCTGACAACGTTTTTCGAGAGCAGTATCGAGTCCCAAGAGCTgtattagattttttagaaaCTAGGCTTAAAGATGATTTGCAACATTATACTAAGCGAAATAAAAGCATTTCAGTACGTTTCCAGATAATGgtatttcttcattttattggcacaaatgttttttttcatgttctCAGAGACTGTCATGGAATCTCTACCAACACAATTTATCGTATTATACACAGTGTAGGAGAAGCTATTTTCAAT ATTCGACAAGAGATCATAAAGTGGCCCAATGATTGCTCCACTCTTCCACAGAAGTTCATGGAAATCGGAGGTTTTCCGTGCGTATGTGGTGTCCTGGATGGATCTCATATACTCCTTTCTAACCCTCCTCAAGCAGATGAAGATTCTCTAATCAATCGCCATCATGTCCATAGCATAAATGCAATGACAGTATGTGGACCCGACACATCCATATTTTATGCATCGACCAACAGTCCAGGAAGGTGGCATGATGCACAT GTTCTAAGAAATTGCAACCTATGGAACAAGTTTGAAATTGGAGAGCTTCCATTTAATGGAGCTGTAATTTTGGCTGACTCTGCGTACCCATGTCGAGAATGGTTAATTCCACCTTTTCCCGGTGATCCAGACGGAGCTCAAAAACGTTTCAACATAGCACAGAGAAAAACTAGAAACATAATTGAGCCATGTTTTGGAATTGTCAAAAGCAGGTTTTATGCTTTGAAAACTGGAATTCGTTTGCATAAGGTCGAAGATGCCTCTAAGCTTATCATGTGTGGATTTGTTATCCATAACTTGTGTATTCGACATGGAGACAACGGTAATGACTTTGAAGAACGCGAAGAAGAACAAGCTGATGAAAATCTAGCTCAAGAAAATCAGAATGATAGAGCTTTGAATAGACGATTACAGCTACTTAActactttacttaa
- the LOC136075254 gene encoding uncharacterized protein LOC136075254 isoform X1: MSHLNSLGAKIEDINQLRNREWDYLRRATMQKFAKSLKTGAAGRQLTELDNVVLDILDRKSINVSGINDFNISFCMTDDALSSTPNQLSTPTATLSSSSKEVNFTLKQSSDTASFISSMSDARIDCMFSPNLDNTTLVVDSRQILQDSIQNKPSMGALKNLKRKQARESLLVDGSFKKLKVSVLGLEKERLEKEQELRVKLLKLDVALRQQQIRKEKALTIYYTTATKLMHEKMQPSNQQHFVNTDMVFYFLFFKLICSNI; the protein is encoded by the exons ATGTcacatttaaatagtttagggGCAAAAATTGAAGATATCAACCAGCTGCGTAATAGAGAGTGGGATTATTTGCGAAGAGCTACAATgcaaaaatttgctaaaagtCTAAAAACAG gtgCTGCAGGGAGACAACTAACAGAATTAGATAATGTTGTCTTAGACATTCTTGACAGGAAGTCAATAAATGTATCTGGAATCAATGATTTTAATATCTCTTTTTGTATGACAGATGATGCATTGTCATCCACTCCCAACCAACTTTCTACTCCCACTGCCACCCTTTCTTCATCAAGTAAAGAAGTAAACTTTACTTTGAAACAATCTTCTGATACAGCTTCTTTTATTTCATCTATGTCTg atgCAAGAATTGATTGTATGTTCTCCCCTAATTTAGACAATACCACTCTTGTTGTTGATAGTCGTCAGATACTTCAAG attcaATTCAAAATAAACCATCAATGGgggcattaaaaaatttaaaaagaaaacaagctAGAGAAAGTCTCTTGGTAGatggaagttttaaaaaattgaaagtaagTGTTTTAGGGTTAGAAAAAGAAAGATTAGAAAAAGAACAAGAGTTAAGagttaaacttttgaaattggACGTTGCCCTCAGGCAACAGCAAATTCGAAAAGAAAAGGCTTTAACAATATATTACACAACAGCAACAAAGCTAATGCATGAGAAAATGCAACCTTCAAACCAGcaacattttgtaaatacagacatggtattttattttttattttttaaattaatttgtagtaatatttag
- the LOC136075254 gene encoding uncharacterized protein LOC136075254 isoform X2, with the protein MQKFAKSLKTGAAGRQLTELDNVVLDILDRKSINVSGINDFNISFCMTDDALSSTPNQLSTPTATLSSSSKEVNFTLKQSSDTASFISSMSDARIDCMFSPNLDNTTLVVDSRQILQDSIQNKPSMGALKNLKRKQARESLLVDGSFKKLKVSVLGLEKERLEKEQELRVKLLKLDVALRQQQIRKEKALTIYYTTATKLMHEKMQPSNQQHFVNTDMVFYFLFFKLICSNI; encoded by the exons ATgcaaaaatttgctaaaagtCTAAAAACAG gtgCTGCAGGGAGACAACTAACAGAATTAGATAATGTTGTCTTAGACATTCTTGACAGGAAGTCAATAAATGTATCTGGAATCAATGATTTTAATATCTCTTTTTGTATGACAGATGATGCATTGTCATCCACTCCCAACCAACTTTCTACTCCCACTGCCACCCTTTCTTCATCAAGTAAAGAAGTAAACTTTACTTTGAAACAATCTTCTGATACAGCTTCTTTTATTTCATCTATGTCTg atgCAAGAATTGATTGTATGTTCTCCCCTAATTTAGACAATACCACTCTTGTTGTTGATAGTCGTCAGATACTTCAAG attcaATTCAAAATAAACCATCAATGGgggcattaaaaaatttaaaaagaaaacaagctAGAGAAAGTCTCTTGGTAGatggaagttttaaaaaattgaaagtaagTGTTTTAGGGTTAGAAAAAGAAAGATTAGAAAAAGAACAAGAGTTAAGagttaaacttttgaaattggACGTTGCCCTCAGGCAACAGCAAATTCGAAAAGAAAAGGCTTTAACAATATATTACACAACAGCAACAAAGCTAATGCATGAGAAAATGCAACCTTCAAACCAGcaacattttgtaaatacagacatggtattttattttttattttttaaattaatttgtagtaatatttag